One genomic region from Enterobacter hormaechei ATCC 49162 encodes:
- the rseP gene encoding sigma E protease regulator RseP, with protein MLSILWNLAAFIVALGVLITVHEFGHFWVARRCGVRVERFSIGFGKSLWKRTDKHGTEFVIALIPLGGYVKMLDERVEPVAPELRHRAFNNKTVGQRAAIIAAGPVANFIFAIFAYWLVFIIGVPGVRPVVGEITTGSVAATAQITPGMELKAIDGIETPDWDAVRLQLVAKIGDEQTTVSVSPFGSDQRQEKVLDLRHWRFEPDKEDPVAALGIRPRGAQIEPVLAEVQAKSAASKAGLQAGDRIVKVDGQPLTQWMTFVTLVRDNPGTPLALEVERQGSALSLTLTPDTKSGGGKAEGFAGVVPKVIPLPDEYKTIRQYGPFSAIVEATDKTWQLMKLTVNMLGKLITGDVKLNNLSGPISIAQGAGMSAEFGVIYYLMFLALISVNLGIINLFPLPVLDGGHLLFLAIEKLKGGPVSERVQDFSYRIGSILLVLLMGLALFNDFSRL; from the coding sequence ATGCTGAGCATTCTCTGGAATCTGGCGGCGTTCATTGTTGCACTGGGTGTACTGATTACCGTGCATGAATTTGGCCATTTCTGGGTTGCCCGGCGCTGTGGTGTGCGGGTAGAGCGATTCTCGATTGGCTTTGGTAAATCGCTCTGGAAGCGCACCGACAAGCATGGCACCGAGTTTGTCATTGCTCTGATTCCCCTGGGCGGCTACGTCAAAATGCTCGACGAACGCGTTGAGCCTGTCGCCCCTGAACTTCGACATCGCGCGTTTAACAACAAAACCGTTGGACAACGTGCTGCCATCATTGCTGCCGGTCCGGTAGCCAATTTCATCTTCGCTATCTTCGCCTACTGGCTGGTGTTCATCATCGGCGTGCCTGGCGTACGCCCGGTTGTGGGCGAAATCACCACGGGTTCTGTTGCGGCAACGGCGCAAATTACACCGGGAATGGAACTTAAAGCGATTGATGGTATCGAAACCCCTGATTGGGATGCCGTAAGGTTACAACTGGTTGCCAAAATCGGTGATGAGCAGACAACCGTCAGCGTATCTCCTTTTGGTTCCGACCAGCGGCAGGAAAAAGTGCTGGATTTACGCCACTGGCGCTTTGAGCCAGACAAAGAAGATCCTGTCGCCGCATTGGGGATTCGACCGCGCGGCGCGCAGATCGAGCCGGTATTAGCCGAAGTACAGGCCAAGTCGGCGGCAAGTAAAGCAGGTTTACAAGCGGGTGACAGGATCGTTAAAGTCGATGGTCAGCCATTAACACAATGGATGACCTTTGTTACTCTGGTGCGCGATAATCCAGGCACGCCGCTTGCGCTGGAGGTGGAAAGGCAGGGGAGTGCGCTCTCACTGACCCTCACCCCGGATACCAAATCGGGCGGCGGTAAGGCGGAAGGGTTTGCAGGCGTTGTGCCGAAAGTGATCCCACTGCCAGACGAGTACAAAACAATACGCCAGTATGGGCCGTTTAGCGCCATCGTTGAGGCCACGGATAAAACATGGCAGCTGATGAAGCTAACGGTCAACATGTTGGGGAAATTGATAACCGGTGATGTGAAACTGAACAACCTCAGTGGGCCAATTTCGATTGCTCAGGGGGCTGGGATGTCAGCGGAGTTCGGGGTGATTTACTATCTCATGTTCCTTGCGCTGATTAGCGTGAACCTGGGGATAATCAACCTGTTCCCGCTTCCCGTATTAGATGGGGGCCATCTGCTGTTTTTAGCGATTGAAAAGCTAAAAGGCGGACCGGTATCCGAGCGAGTTCAAGACTTTAGTTATCGCATTGGCTCGATTTTGCTGGTGCTGTTAATGGGGCTTGCACTTTTCAATGATTTCTCTCGGTTGTAA